One Telluria mixta DNA window includes the following coding sequences:
- a CDS encoding cupin domain-containing protein yields MEQQEFLEALKAEGYAEPVLVERAPNGTLADHAHPFEAKALILKGEIRLHAGGEIKIYRAGDVFHVRRDEPHRESYGPEGVAYLSGRR; encoded by the coding sequence ATGGAACAACAGGAATTCCTCGAAGCCCTGAAAGCGGAAGGTTATGCCGAACCGGTCCTCGTCGAACGCGCGCCGAACGGCACGCTGGCCGACCACGCGCATCCGTTCGAAGCGAAAGCGCTGATCCTGAAAGGCGAGATCCGCCTGCACGCCGGTGGCGAGATCAAGATCTATCGGGCCGGCGACGTGTTCCACGTGCGCCGCGACGAGCCGCACCGCGAGAGTTACGGGCCCGAGGGCGTGGCCTATCTGTCCGGCCGGCGCTGA
- a CDS encoding group III truncated hemoglobin, with amino-acid sequence MPSPAITESSIIRLVDTFYARVRDDAVLSPVFEAKLAGRWHEHMPRMYAFWTKVLLGTGEFQGNVFGKHMALSGIETEHFVRWLTLFRLTAIDVFGIDGATDALEVAQRIASSLQLGFFGDIRVSSAA; translated from the coding sequence ATGCCTTCCCCTGCCATCACCGAATCCTCGATCATCCGCCTGGTCGACACGTTTTACGCGCGCGTCCGCGACGATGCCGTGCTGTCCCCCGTGTTCGAAGCAAAGCTGGCCGGACGGTGGCACGAGCACATGCCGCGCATGTATGCGTTCTGGACCAAGGTCCTGCTCGGCACCGGCGAATTCCAGGGCAATGTGTTCGGCAAGCACATGGCACTGTCCGGCATCGAGACGGAGCACTTCGTCCGCTGGCTCACGCTGTTCCGGTTGACGGCCATCGACGTGTTCGGCATCGACGGCGCGACGGACGCCCTGGAAGTGGCGCAGCGCATCGCGTCCAGCCTGCAACTGGGCTTTTTCGGCGATATTCGGGTCTCAAGCGCGGCGTGA
- a CDS encoding flavin reductase family protein yields the protein MTTLVPVELPKAYRLLNHGPTVMVSSAHDGAVNVMSAAWSMPLDFDPPKVAVVIDKNTLTRGLIEGSGEFVLNVPSSDQAALTVAVGSTSGRDADKFAAHCIRTLPGSVVKAPLVDGCLAWLECRVIQEPHIQAAYDLFLAEVVAAWADPAVFADGHWKEDQGGRRSIHYIAGGQFFETGAAVGIRK from the coding sequence ATGACCACACTTGTCCCTGTAGAACTCCCGAAAGCCTACCGCCTGCTCAACCACGGCCCGACCGTCATGGTCAGCAGCGCGCACGACGGCGCCGTTAACGTGATGTCGGCCGCATGGTCGATGCCGCTCGATTTCGACCCGCCCAAGGTGGCCGTCGTCATCGATAAAAACACGCTCACGCGCGGCCTGATCGAAGGGTCCGGCGAATTCGTGCTGAACGTGCCGTCCAGCGACCAGGCGGCGCTGACGGTCGCCGTCGGTTCGACGTCCGGCCGCGACGCCGACAAGTTCGCCGCGCACTGCATCCGCACGTTGCCCGGCAGCGTCGTCAAAGCGCCGCTCGTCGACGGCTGCCTCGCGTGGCTGGAATGCCGCGTGATCCAGGAGCCGCACATCCAGGCCGCGTACGACCTGTTCCTCGCCGAAGTCGTGGCCGCGTGGGCCGATCCGGCCGTGTTCGCGGACGGCCATTGGAAGGAAGATCAGGGCGGCAGGCGCAGCATCCACTATATCGCCGGCGGCCAGTTCTTCGAGACTGGCGCGGCGGTCGGCATCAGGAAGTAG
- a CDS encoding amino acid permease → MASDDTTLHRGLKSRHIQLMALGGAIGTGLFLGVAETVKLAGPSVLLGYAIAGLVAFLIMRQLSEMMVDEPVAGSFGHFADKYCGRFAGFVSGWNYWVLYVLVSMAELSAVGIYVQYWFPDVPAWVSALGCFVLANGISLINVRAFGESEFWFSVIKVAAIIAMIVYGVFLLASGGAGPQANVSNLWTHGGFFAHGIQGLVMSMAIIMFSFGGLEVIGITAAEAADPSRSIPRATNQTLWRILVFYVGALAVLLSLYPWDQIVPGASPFVLIFKALDAGIVAHVLNVVVLTAALSVYNSCVYSNSRMLYGLAVQGHAPRALLRVNERGVPLASLAVSAVATALCVGVNYAVPGKALGLLMGLAVAGMLINWAMISWSHLRFRAAKEAAGERTAFPSPLYPLTNWACLLYLAGIVAIMYATPELRVSVWMIPAWLVALGVGYRIAEGRRARVARATS, encoded by the coding sequence ATGGCTTCCGACGACACGACACTCCACCGCGGCCTCAAGAGCCGGCACATCCAGTTGATGGCCCTCGGCGGCGCCATCGGCACCGGCCTGTTCCTCGGCGTCGCGGAAACGGTCAAGCTGGCCGGCCCGTCCGTCCTGCTCGGCTACGCGATCGCGGGCCTCGTCGCCTTTTTGATCATGCGCCAACTGTCCGAGATGATGGTCGACGAACCGGTCGCCGGCTCGTTCGGCCATTTCGCCGACAAGTACTGCGGCCGGTTCGCCGGCTTCGTCTCGGGCTGGAATTACTGGGTGCTGTACGTGCTCGTCAGCATGGCCGAGCTGTCCGCCGTCGGCATCTACGTGCAGTACTGGTTTCCCGACGTGCCGGCGTGGGTGTCGGCGCTGGGCTGCTTCGTGCTCGCGAACGGCATCAGCCTGATCAACGTGCGCGCGTTCGGCGAGAGCGAGTTCTGGTTTTCCGTCATCAAGGTGGCGGCCATCATCGCGATGATCGTCTACGGCGTGTTCCTGCTCGCGAGCGGCGGCGCCGGACCGCAGGCGAATGTGAGCAACCTGTGGACGCACGGCGGTTTCTTCGCCCACGGCATCCAGGGCCTCGTGATGTCGATGGCGATCATCATGTTCTCGTTCGGCGGCCTGGAAGTCATCGGCATCACGGCGGCCGAGGCGGCCGATCCGTCCCGCTCGATCCCGCGTGCCACGAACCAGACCCTGTGGCGCATCCTCGTGTTCTACGTGGGTGCCCTCGCCGTCCTGCTGTCGCTGTACCCGTGGGACCAGATCGTGCCCGGCGCCAGCCCGTTCGTCCTGATCTTCAAGGCGCTGGACGCCGGCATCGTCGCCCACGTGCTGAACGTGGTCGTGCTGACGGCCGCGCTGTCCGTCTACAACAGCTGCGTGTACTCGAACAGCCGCATGCTGTACGGCCTCGCCGTGCAGGGCCATGCGCCGCGCGCGCTGTTGCGCGTCAATGAACGGGGCGTGCCGCTGGCGTCGCTGGCCGTGTCGGCCGTCGCCACCGCGCTGTGCGTCGGCGTCAACTACGCCGTGCCGGGCAAGGCGCTGGGCCTGCTGATGGGCCTCGCCGTCGCCGGCATGCTGATCAACTGGGCGATGATCAGCTGGTCGCACCTGCGCTTCCGCGCCGCCAAGGAGGCTGCCGGCGAACGCACGGCGTTCCCGAGCCCCCTGTACCCGCTCACGAACTGGGCCTGCCTGCTGTATCTCGCGGGGATCGTCGCGATCATGTATGCCACGCCGGAACTGCGCGTATCGGTATGGATGATCCCGGCCTGGCTCGTCGCGCTGGGCGTCGGCTACCGCATCGCCGAGGGCCGGCGCGCACGCGTCGCCCGCGCTACTTCCTGA
- a CDS encoding PLP-dependent cysteine synthase family protein: MESQVKSSVMDAIGNTPAVRLGRLFAGFDVVAKLEYMNPGGSIKDRMVRHMLKSLPAGTARVVESSSGNTGAALAMASAVLGLQCDVTVPQTTSIEKIKRIRAYGAEVHLCAPDDGQDPVAGYHAVAERLAQGENVHFLDQYRSALNREAHYRDTGPELWHQLAGEIDVFVCGIGSGGTISGIGRYLKEQKADLIVIGVEPRNSAYRKVVTDTPADGPFASVVEGVGKRQASGSFDPAIVDDVVQVADDDALDWCRRLAAEEGILAGGSSGCVTAGIAHLLPRLAGKRVATVFPDSGVYYLSKYF; encoded by the coding sequence GTGGAATCCCAAGTCAAATCTTCCGTGATGGACGCGATCGGCAATACCCCCGCCGTCAGGCTGGGGCGCCTCTTTGCCGGCTTCGACGTGGTCGCCAAGCTGGAATACATGAATCCGGGCGGCAGCATCAAGGACCGCATGGTGCGGCACATGCTCAAGAGCCTGCCGGCAGGCACGGCCCGCGTCGTCGAAAGCTCGTCGGGCAACACGGGTGCAGCGCTCGCGATGGCCAGCGCCGTGCTGGGCCTGCAATGCGACGTGACCGTACCGCAGACTACGAGCATCGAAAAGATCAAGCGCATCCGCGCCTACGGGGCCGAGGTGCACCTGTGCGCGCCGGACGACGGCCAGGATCCCGTCGCCGGCTACCACGCCGTGGCCGAACGCCTGGCCCAGGGCGAGAACGTCCACTTCCTCGACCAGTACCGCTCGGCACTGAACCGCGAAGCCCATTACCGCGACACGGGTCCGGAACTGTGGCATCAGCTCGCGGGCGAAATCGACGTGTTCGTGTGCGGCATCGGCTCGGGCGGGACGATCTCCGGCATCGGGCGCTACCTCAAGGAGCAGAAGGCGGACCTCATCGTGATCGGCGTGGAGCCACGCAATTCCGCCTACCGCAAGGTCGTCACCGACACGCCCGCCGATGGCCCGTTTGCCAGCGTCGTCGAAGGCGTGGGCAAACGCCAGGCGTCCGGCAGCTTCGACCCCGCCATCGTCGACGACGTCGTGCAGGTGGCCGACGACGACGCGCTCGACTGGTGCCGCCGGCTGGCCGCGGAGGAGGGCATCCTCGCCGGCGGGTCCAGCGGCTGCGTCACGGCCGGCATCGCGCACCTGCTGCCGCGCCTCGCCGGCAAGCGCGTGGCGACCGTGTTCCCGGACTCCGGCGTGTACTATCTGTCGAAGTATTTTTGA
- a CDS encoding outer membrane beta-barrel family protein — translation MVHFTRKRSATLVGLALAALQPALAQEAAPKAAENIKQVNVVGERQVNRIDRQVYDVKNDVNASNGSAADALNNVPSVSVDPDGTVSLRGNANVQILVDGKPSAMLQGDNKGPALQAMPAEDIDSVEVINNPGAEFGNEGGGGPILNLVMKRNRKAGGFGVVNTNLGTAGRYNSAVNGAYNTGRWGMQGGVNVRHDGRNSTGETERDRIDPVTGAVQHSSQASTSSGLNDSAGLRGQLTYNLTDVDAIEASVGAMKRTNDQSGLDHYRVFDEDGNPTSDYTRTTQRTGDNTNTMWGARWDHKGEKLGELFKMDLRVSTSDNGNDMRYANTYVVTPAGPADADSLQIVANRSRIVDYSGDYERPLDSGATFKMGYRLFDNRSDFDNRYVDDDTVVNTRLTNAFSVHERDAALYSSYQWQVNPRWAAMVGLRTEYTHMDLDQVTTGTAASNTYLNWIPSAFATYKLTDTTNLRFAYARRIRRPNAADLNPFIVYKDELNESAGNPHLKPVLTDSFEISYETKAGKLDTAVRAYYRTDRDTIRSRQTAISDTVILTTLENGGSNRSGGLEFTLSGKVTPNVTINTSGNLAYLEQQQIDLNGAETTRNATSLSVRGRINWQATPDDQLQLQLNARGRTLAGSGYNQPVSSANLSWRRSLSRTLSLVMNVTDVFSSQKMETITNTATLKETSIRRFDGRIVYVGLSWRFGGVQSSVNRERRDGPDGEGFHGGPPPGGPPPGGFGGGPGI, via the coding sequence ATGGTCCACTTCACACGCAAACGCAGCGCCACGCTCGTCGGCCTGGCGCTGGCCGCGCTCCAGCCCGCACTGGCCCAGGAGGCCGCGCCCAAGGCGGCCGAGAACATCAAACAGGTCAACGTCGTCGGCGAACGCCAGGTCAACCGCATCGACCGCCAGGTCTACGACGTCAAGAACGACGTGAACGCCAGCAACGGCAGCGCGGCGGACGCCCTGAACAACGTGCCGTCCGTGTCCGTCGATCCGGACGGCACCGTCTCCCTGCGCGGGAATGCCAACGTGCAGATCCTCGTCGACGGCAAGCCGTCCGCCATGCTCCAGGGCGACAACAAGGGCCCCGCGCTGCAGGCGATGCCGGCCGAGGACATCGATTCCGTCGAGGTCATCAACAACCCCGGCGCGGAATTCGGCAACGAGGGCGGCGGCGGGCCGATCCTGAACCTCGTCATGAAGCGCAACCGCAAGGCGGGCGGCTTCGGCGTCGTCAACACGAACCTCGGCACGGCCGGCCGCTACAACTCGGCCGTCAACGGCGCGTACAACACGGGCCGCTGGGGCATGCAGGGCGGCGTCAACGTGCGCCACGACGGCCGCAATTCGACGGGCGAGACGGAACGCGACCGCATCGACCCCGTCACGGGCGCCGTCCAGCACAGCAGCCAGGCCTCCACCAGCAGCGGCCTGAACGACAGCGCCGGCCTGCGCGGCCAGCTGACCTACAACCTGACGGATGTGGATGCCATCGAGGCCAGCGTCGGCGCCATGAAGCGCACGAACGACCAGTCGGGCCTCGACCACTACCGCGTGTTCGACGAGGACGGCAACCCGACCAGCGACTACACGCGGACGACGCAACGCACGGGCGACAACACGAACACGATGTGGGGCGCCCGCTGGGACCACAAGGGCGAGAAGCTCGGCGAACTGTTCAAGATGGACTTGCGCGTGTCCACGAGCGACAACGGCAACGACATGCGCTACGCGAACACATACGTCGTCACCCCGGCGGGACCGGCGGATGCCGACAGCCTGCAAATCGTCGCGAACAGGAGCCGCATCGTCGACTACTCGGGCGACTACGAACGCCCGCTCGACAGCGGTGCGACCTTCAAGATGGGCTACCGCCTGTTCGACAACAGGAGCGACTTCGACAACCGCTATGTCGACGACGACACCGTCGTGAACACCCGTCTCACGAACGCGTTCTCCGTCCACGAACGCGACGCCGCGCTGTATTCGTCGTACCAGTGGCAGGTGAACCCGCGCTGGGCCGCCATGGTCGGCCTGCGCACCGAATACACGCACATGGACCTCGACCAGGTCACGACCGGGACGGCGGCATCCAACACGTACCTGAACTGGATCCCCAGCGCGTTCGCGACCTATAAACTGACTGACACGACCAACCTGCGCTTCGCTTACGCGCGCCGCATCCGCCGTCCGAATGCGGCCGACCTGAATCCGTTCATCGTCTACAAGGACGAGTTGAACGAATCCGCCGGCAATCCGCACCTGAAACCCGTGCTGACCGATTCCTTCGAGATCAGCTACGAAACGAAGGCCGGCAAGCTCGATACCGCCGTGCGCGCGTACTACCGCACGGACCGCGACACGATCCGCAGCCGCCAGACCGCCATCAGCGACACCGTGATCCTGACGACGCTGGAGAATGGCGGCAGCAACCGGTCGGGCGGCCTGGAATTCACGCTGTCCGGCAAGGTCACGCCCAACGTCACCATCAACACGAGCGGCAATCTCGCGTACCTGGAGCAGCAGCAGATCGACCTGAACGGCGCCGAGACGACGCGCAACGCGACGTCGCTGAGCGTGCGCGGCCGCATCAACTGGCAGGCGACGCCGGACGACCAGCTACAGTTGCAGCTGAATGCGCGCGGCAGGACGCTGGCGGGGTCGGGCTACAACCAGCCCGTGTCGAGCGCGAACCTCAGCTGGCGCCGCAGCCTCTCGCGCACGCTGTCGCTCGTGATGAACGTGACGGACGTGTTCAGCTCGCAGAAGATGGAGACGATCACCAACACGGCCACGCTGAAGGAGACGTCGATCCGCCGCTTCGATGGACGGATCGTGTACGTGGGCCTGTCGTGGCGGTTCGGCGGGGTGCAGAGCAGCGTCAATCGCGAGCGGCGCGACGGGCCGGATGGTGAAGGGTTCCATGGCGGGCCGCCGCCGGGTGGACCGCCGCCGGGCGGCTTCGGTGGCGGACCGGGGATCTGA
- a CDS encoding MBL fold metallo-hydrolase, which yields MHTNPIQLFDAVSSTFTYILAAPGSDAAVIIDPVDQHVERDLAHLKRLGLRLDYILETHAHADHVTSAGQLRALTGARAAVPSGCGIPPAEVQLQDGDVIRFGADETIAVIHTPGHTAGSMCYVWRGNVFTGDTLLIDGCGRTDFQGGSAAALYDSITRNLFALPDATRVWPGHDYKGQSVSTIGWEKAHNARVAGRSRDEFVTLMNGLNLPQPKLIDIAVPANRNLGLPHSV from the coding sequence ATGCACACCAATCCGATCCAGCTGTTCGACGCCGTGTCGTCGACCTTCACCTATATCCTGGCCGCGCCCGGCAGTGACGCCGCCGTCATCATCGACCCCGTCGACCAGCACGTCGAGCGCGACCTCGCCCACCTGAAACGGCTGGGCCTGCGCCTCGACTACATCCTCGAGACGCATGCCCACGCCGACCACGTGACGTCCGCGGGCCAGCTGCGCGCGCTGACGGGCGCCCGGGCCGCCGTGCCGAGCGGCTGCGGCATCCCGCCGGCCGAAGTGCAGTTGCAGGATGGCGACGTCATCCGCTTCGGTGCCGACGAGACGATCGCCGTGATCCACACGCCCGGCCACACGGCGGGCAGCATGTGCTACGTCTGGCGCGGCAACGTGTTCACGGGCGACACGCTGCTGATCGACGGCTGCGGCCGCACCGATTTCCAGGGCGGGAGCGCCGCCGCGCTGTACGACAGCATCACGCGCAACCTGTTCGCGCTGCCGGATGCGACCCGCGTGTGGCCGGGGCACGACTACAAGGGGCAGTCGGTGTCGACCATCGGCTGGGAAAAGGCCCATAACGCGCGGGTCGCGGGGCGGTCGCGGGACGAATTCGTGACCCTGATGAACGGGTTGAACCTGCCGCAGCCGAAGCTGATCGATATTGCCGTGCCGGCGAATCGGAATCTCGGGCTGCCGCACAGCGTCTGA
- a CDS encoding YeeE/YedE family protein, whose protein sequence is MTIDWLHFTPWASLAGGILIGLATALLLLANGRVAGISGILGGLLRPSRGDIAWRVTFILGLFVAPLVWLTMRAMPPAQIDHSPALLTIGGLLVGIGTRFGNGCTSGHGVCGIARLSPRSLLATACFLAAGFVTVFIVRHVLGR, encoded by the coding sequence ATGACAATCGACTGGCTCCATTTCACCCCGTGGGCGTCGCTCGCGGGCGGCATCCTCATCGGGCTGGCGACGGCCCTGCTCCTGCTGGCCAATGGCCGCGTCGCCGGCATCAGCGGCATCCTCGGCGGCCTGCTGCGGCCGAGCCGCGGGGATATTGCGTGGCGCGTCACGTTTATTCTCGGCCTGTTCGTCGCGCCGCTCGTGTGGCTGACGATGCGGGCGATGCCGCCGGCGCAGATCGACCACTCCCCCGCGCTGCTCACGATCGGCGGCCTGCTCGTTGGCATCGGCACCCGCTTCGGCAACGGCTGCACGAGCGGCCACGGCGTGTGCGGCATCGCGCGCCTGTCGCCCCGCTCGCTGCTGGCCACGGCCTGCTTCCTCGCGGCCGGCTTCGTCACCGTCTTCATCGTGCGCCACGTGCTCGGGCGCTGA
- a CDS encoding OBAP family protein, with product MKLRTAAGLAGCLMATVAAGQNPQPAGAPKAGDTRALEAGAKLLQGNAPLAGFDIYLNGFHPMKDHPEMQVEAHHFCRQVNEDFAQCALFDGNTRTANLNGIEYIISEKLYGRLPPDERQYWHPHNGEILGGQLIAPGLPEAAEHALMKKKMNSYGKTWHVWNTGANGKPGDALPLGAPMLAWSFGRDGELLPNMLEERDTRMKVHTGEKRKSRADLKPLAHPQGGVDALKGKFPRQTQDIPGVVDSQPPPAVK from the coding sequence ATGAAGCTACGTACCGCGGCCGGCCTGGCCGGCTGCCTGATGGCCACCGTGGCCGCCGGCCAGAATCCGCAGCCGGCCGGCGCCCCGAAGGCCGGCGACACGCGCGCGCTCGAAGCGGGCGCGAAGCTCCTGCAGGGCAATGCGCCGCTGGCCGGGTTCGACATCTACCTGAACGGCTTTCATCCGATGAAGGACCATCCGGAGATGCAGGTCGAAGCGCACCACTTCTGCCGCCAGGTCAACGAAGACTTCGCGCAATGCGCCCTGTTCGACGGCAACACGCGCACGGCCAACCTGAACGGCATCGAGTACATCATCTCGGAAAAACTGTACGGCCGGCTGCCTCCGGACGAGCGCCAGTACTGGCATCCGCACAACGGCGAGATCCTCGGCGGCCAGCTGATCGCACCCGGCCTGCCCGAGGCGGCGGAACACGCGCTGATGAAGAAAAAGATGAACAGCTACGGCAAGACGTGGCACGTGTGGAACACGGGCGCCAACGGCAAGCCCGGCGACGCGCTGCCGCTGGGCGCGCCGATGCTCGCGTGGTCGTTCGGCCGCGACGGCGAGCTGCTCCCGAACATGCTCGAGGAGCGCGACACGCGCATGAAGGTCCACACGGGCGAGAAACGCAAGTCGCGCGCGGACCTGAAACCGCTCGCGCATCCGCAGGGCGGCGTCGACGCGCTGAAGGGCAAGTTCCCGCGCCAGACGCAGGACATCCCGGGCGTCGTGGATAGCCAGCCACCACCAGCCGTGAAATAA
- a CDS encoding DUF6691 family protein, with the protein MNLVTAFLAGLLFGGGLILSGMSNPAKVLAFLDVAGTWDPSLLFVMLGAILVAAVAFRFARTRVRPLFGSQIHVPGAGRIDTPLVLGSVTFGIGWGLVGYCPGPALTALAVGGRSTLLFVAAMVAGMAIFEVAERIRAGNEANRGGTRAAAGPSGE; encoded by the coding sequence ATGAACCTCGTCACCGCTTTTCTCGCCGGCCTGCTGTTCGGCGGGGGCCTGATCCTGTCCGGCATGAGCAATCCCGCCAAGGTGCTCGCCTTCCTCGACGTGGCCGGCACCTGGGACCCGTCGCTGCTGTTCGTGATGCTCGGGGCGATCCTCGTCGCCGCGGTCGCCTTCCGTTTCGCACGCACGCGCGTGCGGCCGCTGTTCGGGAGCCAGATCCACGTGCCGGGCGCAGGCCGCATCGATACGCCGCTCGTCCTGGGCAGCGTCACCTTCGGCATCGGCTGGGGCCTCGTCGGCTATTGCCCCGGTCCGGCGCTGACGGCGTTGGCCGTCGGCGGCCGGTCGACCCTGCTGTTCGTTGCGGCGATGGTGGCCGGCATGGCAATATTCGAAGTGGCCGAGCGTATCCGCGCCGGCAACGAGGCCAATCGCGGCGGTACCCGCGCCGCGGCCGGCCCTTCGGGAGAATGA
- a CDS encoding EAL domain-containing protein translates to MIQPSDAGFSALFHAHPVPMWVYDLDTFRFMAVNAAAIVHYGYSEAEFLAMTIRDIRLPEDLARLDANLRQPQVPSIEKSGIWRHVRKDGSLIQVEITSHPLWFDERPCRFVLAHDVTERLLAQDKIMRLSRIYAVSSGVNAAITRIHTRDALFDEVCRIAVHVGAFKTAWIGVFEPDALDGRVVAWCGADRRNADRVRLTLRADSVDSARPACVAAREGRAVICNDVATDPGLAPLAKDMLEEGHRAVAALPLAPAGRVDAVMVFIADTAGFFDAEEVKLLDDLVGDLNFALQFIDNKERLSYLAYYDVLTGLANARLFEDRLAQFIHGAQAGHHVCTILVNIDRFTQLNDALGRHMGDALLKQVAQRLDEALPGGASLARLGGGTFAIAIAEVAQVADLEHIVGGTILAAINQHFRLGPHEALVQARAGLALFPRDGGDAERLLKHAEAALQSAKRLGEPYLYYSPAMNALHAARLALESELLHALDAQEFVVYYQPRVDLVSGRIDSAEALIRWRHPQRGLVCPGTFIPLAEEVGLIEPIGDWVLDTVFGQQARWLERQIDVVPVAVNLSAAQLRNGKFVQNVMDALSRHQLPAHHIEFELTESMVMHDVELAAAHLQALKALGIQLSLDDFGTGHSSLAHLQRFPFDAVKIDRAFIRDVNANAGNAAIATAVIAMAHSLHLRVVAEGVETEGQLQFLRRRRCDELQGFYFSEAVPAAQFEAMLVEKTLLTLGEQVDDDTLLIVDDEPDNLATLRRLLRREGYRVLTASGGQEGLNLLALNKVQVIISDQRMPNMSGTQFMRIVRELYPDTIRIILSGFTDLATVTDSVNQGELFKFMTKPWDDGELVRNIRDAFRLHRQRSG, encoded by the coding sequence ATGATTCAACCATCCGACGCCGGATTTTCCGCGCTGTTTCATGCGCATCCCGTACCGATGTGGGTATACGACCTCGACACGTTCCGCTTCATGGCGGTCAATGCCGCGGCAATCGTCCATTATGGGTATTCGGAAGCGGAATTCCTGGCCATGACGATCCGCGACATCCGTTTGCCGGAAGATCTCGCGCGGCTGGATGCGAACCTGCGCCAGCCGCAGGTGCCGAGTATCGAGAAATCCGGGATCTGGCGTCATGTCAGGAAGGACGGCTCCCTGATTCAGGTGGAAATCACGTCGCATCCCTTGTGGTTCGATGAACGCCCGTGCAGGTTTGTCCTGGCCCACGACGTCACCGAGCGCCTGCTCGCGCAGGACAAGATCATGCGTCTCAGCCGGATCTACGCCGTGTCGAGCGGCGTCAATGCCGCGATTACCCGGATTCATACGCGGGACGCGCTGTTCGACGAGGTTTGCCGGATTGCGGTGCACGTCGGCGCGTTCAAGACGGCATGGATCGGCGTGTTCGAGCCCGATGCGCTCGACGGGCGCGTCGTGGCATGGTGCGGCGCCGACCGGCGCAACGCCGACCGGGTGCGCTTGACCTTACGTGCCGACAGTGTCGACAGCGCCAGGCCGGCTTGCGTGGCGGCGCGCGAAGGGCGGGCGGTGATTTGCAACGACGTCGCGACGGATCCCGGGCTGGCGCCGTTGGCAAAGGACATGCTCGAGGAGGGCCATCGTGCCGTTGCCGCGCTGCCGCTGGCGCCGGCCGGCCGCGTGGATGCCGTGATGGTTTTCATTGCCGATACCGCCGGATTCTTCGATGCGGAAGAAGTCAAGCTCCTCGATGACCTGGTCGGTGACCTCAACTTTGCGTTGCAGTTCATCGACAACAAGGAGCGGCTCAGTTACCTGGCGTATTACGACGTGTTGACCGGACTGGCGAACGCCAGGCTGTTCGAGGACAGGCTCGCACAGTTCATTCACGGCGCGCAGGCCGGGCACCATGTCTGCACGATCCTGGTGAATATCGATCGGTTCACGCAGTTGAACGATGCGCTGGGACGCCACATGGGCGACGCCCTGCTCAAGCAGGTCGCACAGCGTCTCGACGAGGCGCTCCCGGGGGGCGCCAGCCTTGCCCGACTCGGCGGCGGCACGTTTGCGATCGCGATCGCCGAAGTGGCGCAAGTCGCCGACCTCGAACATATCGTGGGCGGGACGATCCTGGCGGCGATCAACCAGCATTTCCGGCTGGGGCCGCACGAAGCACTTGTCCAGGCGCGGGCCGGCCTGGCATTGTTTCCCCGTGATGGCGGCGACGCCGAAAGGCTGCTCAAGCATGCGGAAGCGGCGCTGCAGAGTGCCAAGCGGCTGGGCGAACCTTACCTGTATTACTCGCCGGCGATGAATGCGCTTCACGCCGCCAGGCTCGCGCTGGAATCGGAGCTGCTGCATGCGCTCGACGCACAGGAATTCGTCGTGTACTACCAGCCCCGGGTCGACCTGGTGAGTGGACGCATCGACAGCGCCGAAGCGCTGATCCGCTGGCGGCATCCACAGCGGGGACTGGTATGTCCCGGCACCTTCATTCCGCTCGCGGAAGAGGTCGGGCTGATCGAGCCGATCGGCGATTGGGTTCTCGATACGGTCTTCGGCCAGCAGGCGCGCTGGCTGGAACGACAGATCGACGTCGTGCCGGTCGCGGTCAACCTGTCGGCGGCGCAGCTCAGGAATGGAAAATTCGTACAGAACGTCATGGATGCGCTTTCCAGGCACCAGCTGCCGGCCCACCATATCGAATTCGAGCTGACGGAATCGATGGTGATGCATGACGTGGAGCTGGCCGCAGCGCATCTGCAGGCCTTGAAGGCGCTTGGCATCCAGTTGTCCCTGGACGATTTCGGCACCGGGCATTCATCGCTCGCCCACTTGCAGCGTTTCCCGTTTGATGCGGTCAAGATCGATCGCGCGTTCATTCGCGACGTCAATGCCAATGCAGGAAATGCGGCGATTGCGACCGCGGTCATTGCGATGGCCCACAGCCTGCATTTACGCGTGGTCGCCGAAGGTGTGGAAACGGAAGGTCAGCTGCAGTTCCTGCGCCGGCGCCGTTGCGACGAATTGCAGGGGTTTTACTTCAGCGAGGCGGTGCCGGCCGCGCAATTCGAAGCCATGCTCGTTGAAAAGACGCTGCTGACGCTCGGAGAACAGGTCGATGACGATACGCTCCTGATCGTCGATGACGAGCCCGACAACCTGGCGACGCTGCGACGATTGCTGCGGCGCGAGGGCTACCGCGTGCTGACGGCGAGCGGCGGGCAGGAAGGTCTCAACCTGCTTGCCTTGAACAAGGTGCAGGTCATCATTTCCGACCAGCGTATGCCCAACATGTCGGGAACCCAGTTCATGCGGATCGTCAGGGAACTCTATCCGGATACGATACGCATCATCCTGTCGGGATTCACCGATCTCGCGACGGTGACCGACAGCGTCAACCAGGGGGAACTCTTCAAGTTCATGACCAAGCCGTGGGACGATGGTGAGCTGGTCAGGAATATTCGCGACGCCTTCCGGCTGCACCGGCAACGCAGCGGCTAG